The proteins below come from a single Papaver somniferum cultivar HN1 chromosome 11, ASM357369v1, whole genome shotgun sequence genomic window:
- the LOC113322179 gene encoding clathrin light chain 2-like codes for MSSSFDESVSSTRPFDDDNYLGYDPRLPSQRFDSFNASTNFTDNDSLKDGGDDNTSLPIFKDDDGMFSSHHQPIPDTPSPQAPIYGSGSGFSPFESELNGKHHLDVDDDVFGQSDGPVLPPPDQMQDEGFALREWRRVNAIQLAEKEKNEKELLNQIIDEADEYKIEFYRKRQLAMDSNKSLNREKEKLFVANRDKFHSEADKNYWKAIAELVPNEVPAIEKRRGKKDQDKKPSIVVVQGPKPGKPTDLARMRQILTKLKHNTPAHMKPPPPVADKDAKTGAAASKDAKTGAAAKDGKTGPATASSKAPAATTAAVPATA; via the exons ATGTCATCTTCATTCGATGAATCGGTTTCATCAACTCGCCCATTTGATGATGATAATTACTTAGGTTATGATCCTCGTCTTCCTTCTCAACGGTTTGACTCATTCAACGCCTCTACAAATTTCACTGATAACGATTCTCTCAaagatggtggtgatgataaTACCTCGTTGCCGATCTTTAAGGATGATGATGGTATGTTTTCATCTCATCATCAACCGATTCCTGATACTCCTTCTCCACAGGCACCGATCTATGGTTCTGGTTCTGGTTTCTCACCGTTTGAATCTGAATTGAATGGTAAACATCATCTTGATGTTGACGATGATGTTTTTGGTCAATCTGATGGTCCAGTTTTGCCACCACCTGATCAGATGCAAGATGAAGGTTTCGCTCTTCGTGAGTGGAGGAG GGTGAATGCTATTCAGTTAGCAGAGAAAGAGAAAAATGAGAAAGAATTGTTGAATCAAATAATAGATGAAGCCGATGAGTACAAAATTGAGTTTTACAGAAAGAGGCAGCTCGCTATGGACAGCAACAAATCCTTAAACAGGGAAAAAGAGAAG CTCTTTGTGGCCAATCGAGACAAGTTTCATTCTGAGGCTGACAAGAATTACTGGAAGGCTATTGCTGAGCTCGTCCCTAATGAAGTCCCAGCTATTGAGAAGAGGAGGGGGAAGAAGGACCAGGACAAGAAACCATCAATTGTTGTGGTTCAAGGGCCAAAGCCTGGTAAACCAACTGACCTCGCTAGGATGCGTCAGATTCTAACGAAGCTCAAGCACAACACTCCTGCACACATGAAGCCTCCACCACCGGTTGCTGATAAAGATGCTAAGACCGGAGCTGCTGCTTCCAAAGACGCTAAAACTGGAGCTGCTGCTAAAGACGGGAAAACTGGACCAGCCACTGCTTCCTCCAAGGCTCCAGCTGCGACTACTGCCGCTGTACCAGCTACAGCTTAA
- the LOC113320599 gene encoding protein DETOXIFICATION 29-like — translation MENSTAYEPLISNRDEAGEVLNSRRESSSFVQEDDILPIQGAGDFFREFSVESKKLWLLAGPAVFTSICQYSLGAITQVFAGQVGTLELAAFSVENSVIAGFSFGIMMGMGSALETLCGQAYGAGQHDMLGIYMQRSWVILNATSIILMFLYIFAEPLLKLIGQDTKIAEAAGVFAIYMIPQLFAYSMNFPIAKFLQAQSKIMVMAMISFVVLILHTVFSWVVMLKLGWGLVGAAVVLNASWWLIVVGQLLYIFSGTCGRAWSGFSWKAFQNLWGFVKLSLASAVMLCLEVWYYMALILFAGYLKNPEVAVDALSTCMNILGWAVMVAFGFNAATSVRVSNELGAGHPRTAKFSVIVVVLSSFVLGLIMALVLITTRKIYPSAFTNSVEVQELIYILTPLLAFSIIINNVQPVLSGVAIGAGWQALVAYVNIGCYYLFGIPLGLIFGYKLDFGVQGIWCGMLLGTILQTGILFGMTYMTNWNKEASIAGYRIRKWGGEPDAEEKKNLV, via the exons atgGAGAATTCTACTGCTTACGAACCTCTTATCTCAAACAGAGATGAAGCCGGAGAAGTATTGAACAGCCGTCGAGAAAGTTCATCATTTGTACAAGAAGATGATATTTTACCAATACAAGGAGCTGGAGATTTCTTTAGAGAATTCTCTGTCGAATCCAAGAAACTATGGCTTTTAGCTGGTCCTGCTGTATTCACATCAATATGCCAGTACTCACTTGGAGCTATAACTCAAGTTTTCGCCGGTCAAGTCGGTACGCTAGAACTTGCTGCTTTCTCTGTAGAAAACTCTGTCATCGCCGGATTCTCTTTCGGCATCATG ATGGGAATGGGAAGTGCCTTAGAAACCCTGTGCGGCCAGGCATATGGTGCCGGTCAACACGACATGTTGGGGATCTACATGCAAAGATCATGGGTCATACTCAACGCAACGTCAATTATCTTGATGTTCCTCTACATATTTGCGGAACCACTTTTGAAATTGATCGGACAAGATACGAAAATAGCAGAAGCAGCTGGCGTTTTCGCAATATACATGATACCGCAGTTGTTTGCGTACTCGATGAATTTTCCGATAGCCAAGTTCTTGCAAGCACAGAGCAAGATCATGGTAATGGCTATGATATCATTTGTGGTTCTAATTCTCCACACCGTATTCAGTTGGGTCGTCATGTTGAAACTTGGATGGGGACTTGTCGGGGCAGCTGTGGTTTTGAATGCATCTTGGTGGCTAATTGTTGTCGGCCAGTTGCTGTACATATTTAGTGGAACTTGTGGTAGAGCTTGGTCTGGATTTTCATGGAAGGCTTTTCAGAATTTATGGGGTTTTGTTAAGTTATCTCTTGCATCCGCCGTAATGCTCTG TTTGGAGGTCTGGTACTATATGGCTTTGATTCTATTTGCTGGATATCTGAAGAACCCTGAAGTTGCAGTTGATGCCCTCTCCACTTG TATGAATATATTGGGTTGGGCAGTAATGGTGGCTTTCGGATTCAATGCAGCTACCAG TGTGAGGGTGTCTAATGAACTTGGAGCAGGTCATCCAAGAACCGCGAAATTTTCAGTAATAGTGGTTGTTCTAAGTTCGTTTGTTCTGGGATTGATCATGGCCTTGGTTCTTATCACCACTCGGAAAATTTACCCGTCGGCATTTACAAACAGTGTTGAGGTACAGGAACTCATTTACATTCTCACCCCATTGCTAGCTTTCTCCATCATCATAAACAACGTGCAGCCGGTCCTCTCAG GTGTGGCAATAGGAGCAGGATGGCAAGCTCTAGTTGCTTATGTAAACATTGGGTGTTACTATCTTTTCGGGATTCCTTTGGGTCTCATTTTCGGTTACAAGCTCGATTTCGGTGTCCAGGGGATTTGGTGCGGAATGCTTTTAGGGACTATATTGCAAACTGGTATCCTCTTTGGAATGACTTACATGACGAATTGGAACAAAGAGGCTTCTATTGCAGGCTATAGGATTAGAAAATGGGGTGGCGAACCCGATGCAGAAGAGAAAAAgaatttggtttga